Proteins encoded by one window of Hypomesus transpacificus isolate Combined female unplaced genomic scaffold, fHypTra1 scaffold_116, whole genome shotgun sequence:
- the LOC124488033 gene encoding probable G-protein coupled receptor 83 isoform X1, producing the protein MSEPSYLIRDFKSNQSLLGNGSLIAVFLEHASNLSKYILDDKVLADLQIFIGKKKYGVESQNATTKFLLIIAYSVIILTSFFGNALVCQVMWNTRARTVTSMLLANLAVADILITLLNTPLTLVGISRIVKYVFEIKLYAMSTFSTVNKVRFVTSTWVFGKVMCHICRFVQYCSLHVSTLTLTVIALDRRQVILHPFKPRISLARGVFYIVAIWVMASCFSLPHAIYQKLFTFVYSKGTVRNLCVPNFPEPSDFYWKYFDLLTFVLLFLLPLIVITVAYAAVARRLWWRRNIGDVTMEQYVAQRRRRKQTLKMLMLVVVVFTVCWFPLNCYVVLLSSQAIRGSNALYFAFHWLAMSSTSYNPFIYCWLNNSFRAELKRLVAVCRGRGRGGSDPPPARRPTQDQRRSAWPDNSIRLCLVGHADQPRGPQQPPSFLQPSLLPLLRPVRTDINSVEPIVEVG; encoded by the exons ATGTCTGAGCCATCATATTTGATAAGGGACTTTAAAAGCAACCAATCTCTTTTAGGAAATGGGTCTCTCATCGCTGTTTTTTTGGAACATGCCTCCAATTTGTCGAAATACATATTGGATGACAAAGTGCTTGCAGATTTGCAGATTTTTATTGGAAAAAAGAAGTACGGAGTGGAATCGCAAAACGCCACGACCAAGTTTTTACTTATCATAGCATATTCTGTAATCATCCTGACATCTTTCTTCGGGAACGCTCTCGTTTGTCAAGTGATGTGGAACACGCGGGCACGCACAGTCACAAGTATGCTTCTTGCGAATTTGGCAGTAGCCGACATCCTAATAACCTTGCTTAACACTCCATTGACTTTGGTAGGTATATCACGCATTGTCAAATATGTATTTGAAATCAAACTTTATGCCATGTCAACTTTTTCTACTGTCAACAAGGTTCGATTTGTCACCAGCACCTGGGTCTTTGGTAAAGTAATGTGCCACATCTGTCGGTTCGTCCAGTACTGCTCTCTGCACGTGTCAACGCTTACCTTGACTGTTATAGCACTAGACAGACGCCAG GTAATCCTACATCCATTCAAACCCAGGATATCTTTGGCAAGGGGCGTTTTCTATATCGTGGCTATATGGGTTATGGCAAGCTGTTTCTCGCTTCCCCACGCTATTTATCAGAAGCTTTTCACATTTGTCTACAG TAAAGGAACTGTCCGGAATCTCTGCGTGCCGAACTTCCCAGAGCCCTCCGACTTCTACTGGAAGTACTTTGACCTGCTCACGTTCgtgcttctcttcctcctcccgctCATCGTCATCACCGTGGCCTACGCCGCCGTGGCCCGCCGCCTGTGGTGGCGCCGCAACATCGGCGACGTGACCATGGAGCAGTACGTGGCCCAGCGGCGGAGGAGGAAACAGACCCTGAAGATGCTGATGCTCGTGGTGGTGGTGTTCACCGTCTGCTGGTTCCCTCTGAACTGCTACGTGGTGCTGCTGTCCAGCCAAGCCATCCGGGGCTCGAACGCCCTTTACTTCGCCTTCCACTGGCTGGCCATGAGCAGCACGAGCTACAACCCCTTCATCTACTGCTGGCTCAACAACAGCTTCCGAGCCGAGCTCAAGCGGCTGGTCGCCGTGTGCCgcggccgggggagggggggcagcgaCCCGCCTCCTGCCCGTAGGCCGACCCAGGACCAGCGCCGCTCCGCCTGGCCTGACAACAGCATCCGCTTGTGCCTCGTCGGCCACGCGGACCAGCCGCGGGGGCCCCAGCAGCCTCCGTCGTTCCTgcagccctccctcctgcccctcctccggCCTGTCAGAACTGATATCAACTCCGTGGAGCCCATAGTGGAGGTTGGCTGA
- the LOC124488033 gene encoding probable G-protein coupled receptor 83 isoform X2 — translation MSEPSYLIRDFKSNQSLLGNGSLIAVFLEHASNLSKYILDDKVLADLQIFIGKKKYGVESQNATTKFLLIIAYSVIILTSFFGNALVCQVMWNTRARTVTSMLLANLAVADILITLLNTPLTLVRFVTSTWVFGKVMCHICRFVQYCSLHVSTLTLTVIALDRRQVILHPFKPRISLARGVFYIVAIWVMASCFSLPHAIYQKLFTFVYSKGTVRNLCVPNFPEPSDFYWKYFDLLTFVLLFLLPLIVITVAYAAVARRLWWRRNIGDVTMEQYVAQRRRRKQTLKMLMLVVVVFTVCWFPLNCYVVLLSSQAIRGSNALYFAFHWLAMSSTSYNPFIYCWLNNSFRAELKRLVAVCRGRGRGGSDPPPARRPTQDQRRSAWPDNSIRLCLVGHADQPRGPQQPPSFLQPSLLPLLRPVRTDINSVEPIVEVG, via the exons ATGTCTGAGCCATCATATTTGATAAGGGACTTTAAAAGCAACCAATCTCTTTTAGGAAATGGGTCTCTCATCGCTGTTTTTTTGGAACATGCCTCCAATTTGTCGAAATACATATTGGATGACAAAGTGCTTGCAGATTTGCAGATTTTTATTGGAAAAAAGAAGTACGGAGTGGAATCGCAAAACGCCACGACCAAGTTTTTACTTATCATAGCATATTCTGTAATCATCCTGACATCTTTCTTCGGGAACGCTCTCGTTTGTCAAGTGATGTGGAACACGCGGGCACGCACAGTCACAAGTATGCTTCTTGCGAATTTGGCAGTAGCCGACATCCTAATAACCTTGCTTAACACTCCATTGACTTTG GTTCGATTTGTCACCAGCACCTGGGTCTTTGGTAAAGTAATGTGCCACATCTGTCGGTTCGTCCAGTACTGCTCTCTGCACGTGTCAACGCTTACCTTGACTGTTATAGCACTAGACAGACGCCAG GTAATCCTACATCCATTCAAACCCAGGATATCTTTGGCAAGGGGCGTTTTCTATATCGTGGCTATATGGGTTATGGCAAGCTGTTTCTCGCTTCCCCACGCTATTTATCAGAAGCTTTTCACATTTGTCTACAG TAAAGGAACTGTCCGGAATCTCTGCGTGCCGAACTTCCCAGAGCCCTCCGACTTCTACTGGAAGTACTTTGACCTGCTCACGTTCgtgcttctcttcctcctcccgctCATCGTCATCACCGTGGCCTACGCCGCCGTGGCCCGCCGCCTGTGGTGGCGCCGCAACATCGGCGACGTGACCATGGAGCAGTACGTGGCCCAGCGGCGGAGGAGGAAACAGACCCTGAAGATGCTGATGCTCGTGGTGGTGGTGTTCACCGTCTGCTGGTTCCCTCTGAACTGCTACGTGGTGCTGCTGTCCAGCCAAGCCATCCGGGGCTCGAACGCCCTTTACTTCGCCTTCCACTGGCTGGCCATGAGCAGCACGAGCTACAACCCCTTCATCTACTGCTGGCTCAACAACAGCTTCCGAGCCGAGCTCAAGCGGCTGGTCGCCGTGTGCCgcggccgggggagggggggcagcgaCCCGCCTCCTGCCCGTAGGCCGACCCAGGACCAGCGCCGCTCCGCCTGGCCTGACAACAGCATCCGCTTGTGCCTCGTCGGCCACGCGGACCAGCCGCGGGGGCCCCAGCAGCCTCCGTCGTTCCTgcagccctccctcctgcccctcctccggCCTGTCAGAACTGATATCAACTCCGTGGAGCCCATAGTGGAGGTTGGCTGA
- the LOC124488033 gene encoding probable G-protein coupled receptor 83 isoform X3, which translates to MSEPSYLIRDFKSNQSLLGNGSLIAVFLEHASNLSKYILDDKVLADLQIFIGKKKYGVESQNATTKFLLIIAYSVIILTSFFGNALVCQVMWNTRARTVTSMLLANLAVADILITLLNTPLTLVILHPFKPRISLARGVFYIVAIWVMASCFSLPHAIYQKLFTFVYSKGTVRNLCVPNFPEPSDFYWKYFDLLTFVLLFLLPLIVITVAYAAVARRLWWRRNIGDVTMEQYVAQRRRRKQTLKMLMLVVVVFTVCWFPLNCYVVLLSSQAIRGSNALYFAFHWLAMSSTSYNPFIYCWLNNSFRAELKRLVAVCRGRGRGGSDPPPARRPTQDQRRSAWPDNSIRLCLVGHADQPRGPQQPPSFLQPSLLPLLRPVRTDINSVEPIVEVG; encoded by the exons ATGTCTGAGCCATCATATTTGATAAGGGACTTTAAAAGCAACCAATCTCTTTTAGGAAATGGGTCTCTCATCGCTGTTTTTTTGGAACATGCCTCCAATTTGTCGAAATACATATTGGATGACAAAGTGCTTGCAGATTTGCAGATTTTTATTGGAAAAAAGAAGTACGGAGTGGAATCGCAAAACGCCACGACCAAGTTTTTACTTATCATAGCATATTCTGTAATCATCCTGACATCTTTCTTCGGGAACGCTCTCGTTTGTCAAGTGATGTGGAACACGCGGGCACGCACAGTCACAAGTATGCTTCTTGCGAATTTGGCAGTAGCCGACATCCTAATAACCTTGCTTAACACTCCATTGACTTTG GTAATCCTACATCCATTCAAACCCAGGATATCTTTGGCAAGGGGCGTTTTCTATATCGTGGCTATATGGGTTATGGCAAGCTGTTTCTCGCTTCCCCACGCTATTTATCAGAAGCTTTTCACATTTGTCTACAG TAAAGGAACTGTCCGGAATCTCTGCGTGCCGAACTTCCCAGAGCCCTCCGACTTCTACTGGAAGTACTTTGACCTGCTCACGTTCgtgcttctcttcctcctcccgctCATCGTCATCACCGTGGCCTACGCCGCCGTGGCCCGCCGCCTGTGGTGGCGCCGCAACATCGGCGACGTGACCATGGAGCAGTACGTGGCCCAGCGGCGGAGGAGGAAACAGACCCTGAAGATGCTGATGCTCGTGGTGGTGGTGTTCACCGTCTGCTGGTTCCCTCTGAACTGCTACGTGGTGCTGCTGTCCAGCCAAGCCATCCGGGGCTCGAACGCCCTTTACTTCGCCTTCCACTGGCTGGCCATGAGCAGCACGAGCTACAACCCCTTCATCTACTGCTGGCTCAACAACAGCTTCCGAGCCGAGCTCAAGCGGCTGGTCGCCGTGTGCCgcggccgggggagggggggcagcgaCCCGCCTCCTGCCCGTAGGCCGACCCAGGACCAGCGCCGCTCCGCCTGGCCTGACAACAGCATCCGCTTGTGCCTCGTCGGCCACGCGGACCAGCCGCGGGGGCCCCAGCAGCCTCCGTCGTTCCTgcagccctccctcctgcccctcctccggCCTGTCAGAACTGATATCAACTCCGTGGAGCCCATAGTGGAGGTTGGCTGA
- the cwc15 gene encoding protein CWC15 homolog, which produces MTTAARPTFEPARGGRGKGEGDLSALSKQYSSRDLPGHTKIKYRQPTQDAPEEVRARDFRRELEERERVAVREKTRERGPREHTTSSSSSSKRPRLDQIPAANLDADDPLTDDDDEEANSEEESDDDDTAALLAELEKIKKERAEEHERKEREQKAEEERIRMENILSGNPLLNLAGQQQQQPQPIVPAQTSFSVKRRWDDDVVFKNCAKGVDDARREKRFINDTLRSEFHKKFMEKYVK; this is translated from the exons ATGACAACTGCTGCCAGACCAACGTTCGAGCCagcgagaggagggaggggtaaaGGAGAGGGGGATCTCAGTGCATTGTCCAAACAGTATTCAAGCAGAGATCTACCCGGTCATACGAAGATCAAGTACAG gcaGCCCACCCAGGATGCACCCGAGGAGGTGCGTGCCCGTGACTTCCGTcgcgagctggaggagagggagcgcgTGGCCGTGCGAGAGAAGACCCGAGAGAGGGGGCCTAGAG AGCACACGACGTCGTCCTCCTCGTCATCGAAGCGGCCCAGGCTAGACCAGATCCCCGCAGCGAATCTGGATGCAGACGATCCCCTCACGGAC GATGACGACGAGGAGGCCAACTCCGAGGAGGAGAGCGACGACGACGACACGGCGGCCCTGCTGGCGGAACTGGAGAAGATCAagaaggagagggcagaggagcACGAGCGCAAg GAGCGAGAGcagaaggcagaggaggagaggattcGCATGGAGAACATCTTGAGCGGGAACCCTCTACTCAACCTGGCCggacagcagcaacagcagccacAGCCGATCGTACCAGCCCAGACATCCTTCAGCGTCAAGAGGAG GTGGGACGACGACGTGGTTTTCAAGAATTGCGCAAAGGGAGTGGACGACGCCCGGAGGGAGAAGCGCTTCATCAACGACACGCTGCGCTCCGAGTTCCACAAGAAGTTCATGGAGAAGTACGTGAAGTAG
- the LOC124488035 gene encoding LOW QUALITY PROTEIN: sestrin-3-like (The sequence of the model RefSeq protein was modified relative to this genomic sequence to represent the inferred CDS: deleted 1 base in 1 codon): MSVSPDSFTSPNPFHICNICQKVISKKGFNPISSIHRKSPVSGQTAHSKENGVRVPRPFSSGPSAFIPKEEFDEASTVDPLTEQLLAEAFSGGRVDHLTQVMGLHPPYLESFLHSQFYLLRMDGPLPLHCRHYIAIMAAARHQCSFLVTQHVREFYRMGVCLDWLKGLQYAPQRLRNLNEINKILAHRPWLITKEHIQNLVKTSEHSWSLAELIHALVLLAHFHALASFVFGSGINPEVEPQNANNFQSVYISNFCSCDLASDHHLDREGVFSSSSPGTTDSVSELEALMVRMKRLQEEREEDEASQEEMATRFEKEKKESLLVGSGDFKDEVMPISKVSRFVEDATFGYQDFARRGEDNPPTFRAQDYSWEDHGFSLVNRLYSDIGLLLDEKFRTACDLTYYNMASHEDVDTTMLRRALFNYVHCMYGIRYDDYDYGEVNLLLERSLKVYIKTVTCYPERTTRRMYDSYWRQFRHSEKVHVNLLLMEARMQAELLYALRAITRYMT; encoded by the exons ATGAGTGTCAGTCCGGACTCTTTCACCTCCCCCAACCCGTTCCACATCTGTAACATCTGTCAGAAGGTGATAAGCAAAAAG GGCTTCAACCCAATTAGCTCAATTCACAGGAAATCGCCTGTCAGTGGACAGACAGCACATTCAAAG GAAAATGGCGTCCGTGTGCCTCGACCCTTCTCCAGTGGACCCAGTGCCTTCATTCCaaaggaggag TTCGACGAGGCGTCGACCGTCGACCCCCTCACGGAACAGCTCCTGGCTGAAGCGTTCTCCGGGGGGCGCGTGGACCACCTGACCCAGGTTATGGGACTGCACCCCCCTTACCTGGAGTCCTTCTTGCACAGCCAGTTCTACCTGCTCCGGATGGATGGACCACTGCCCCTACACTGCCGCCACTACATCGCCATCATG GCAGCAGCGCGTCAC CAGTGTTCCTTCCTGGTTACCCAACATGTGAGGGAGTTCTACAGGATGGGGGTGTGTCTGGACTGGCTGAAGGGCCTGCAGTACGCCCCGCAGAGATTGAGGAACCTCAACGAGATCAACAAGATCCTGGCTCACAGGCCTTGGCTGATCACCAAGGAGCACATACAg AACCTGGTGAAGACCAGCGAGCACAGCTGGTCTCTAGCGGAGCTGATTCACGCCCTGGTCCTGTTGGCCCACTTCCATGCCCTGGCCAGCTTCGTGTTTGGCAGTGGCATCAACCCAGAGGTGGAACCCCAGAACGCCAACAATTTCCAGTCCGTCTACATCAGTAACTTCTGTTCGTGTGACCTAGCCAGCGACCATCATCTGGACCGCGAGGGCgtcttcagcagcagcagcccaggg ACCACCGACTCGGTCAGTGAGCTGGAGGCGCTGATGgtgaggatgaagaggctgcaggaggagagagaggaggacgaggcctCCCAGGAGGAAATGGCCACCCGCTTCgaaaaggagaagaaagagagcctCCTGGTGGGGTCTGGAG ATTTCAAGGATGAGGTGATGCCCATATCAAAGGTGTCCCGTTTTGTGGAGGATGCCACCTTTGGATACCAAGACTTTGCCCGACGTGGGGAGGACAACCCGCCGACGTTTAGAGCACAG gATTACTCCTGGGAAGATCATGGATTCTCCCTGGTGAACAGGCTGTACTCGGACATCGGCCTCCTGCTGGACGAGAAGTTCCGAACGGCGTGCGACCTGACCTACTACAACATGGCCAGCCACGAGGACGTGGACACCACCATGCTACGAAGGGCCCTCTTCAACTACGTCCACTGCATGTACGGCATCAG GTATGATGACTATGACTACGGGGAGGTCAACCTGCTGTTGGAGCGCAGCCTGAAGGTTTACATCAAGACCGTCACTTGTTACCCGGAGAGGACCACACGACGGATGTACGACAGTTACTGGCGCCAGTTCCGCCACTCGGAAAAG GTCCATGTCAACCTGCTTCTGATGGAAGCCAGAATGCAGGCAGAACTATTATATGCCCTGCGCGCCATCACCCGCTACATGACCTGA
- the fam76b gene encoding protein FAM76B isoform X2, which yields MATSALYACTKCNQRYPFEELSQGQQLCKECRIAHPIVKCTYCRSEFQQESKTNTICKKCAQNVKQFGTPKPCQYCNIIAAFIGTKCQRCTNSEKKYGPPQTCEQCKQQCAFDRKEEGRRKVDGKLLCWLCTLSYRRVLQKTKEQRKGFSSNSSSLNEKDHHSRQHHHHHHHHQHRHSGSHHKLSGSLSPEQEQGLWKQSHKSSSIQKETPKKKPKLEMKPSNGDSSITQSMDSGGTDNFILISQLKEEVMSLKRLLQQRDQTILEKDRKLTELKADFQYQESNMRVKMNNMEKAHKEAMELLQAKNRELMKQVAALSKGKKFDRTGSSLLLP from the exons ATGGCAACATCGGCCCTGTACGCCTGCACGAAGTGTAACCAGCGGTATCCTTTCGAAGAACTGTCGCAGGGACAGCAACTGTGCAAG GAGTGCCGTATTGCCCATCCCATTGTGAAGTGTACATACTGCAGGTCTGAGTTTCAGCAAGAGAG CAAAACAAACACGATTTGCAAGAAATGTGCCCAGAACGTAAAGCAGTTTGGGACG CCCAAACCCTGCCAGTACTGTAACATCATTGCGGCGTTCATCGGGACAAAGTGCCAGCGCTGTACCAACTCAGAGAAGAAATATGGCCCTCCGCAGACCTGTGAGCAGTGCAAACAGCAGTGCGCCTTTGACCgcaaggaggagggaaggagaaag GTGGACGGTAAGCTGCTGTGCTGGCTCTGCACACTGTCGTACCGCCGGGTCCTGCAGAAGACCAAGGAGCAGAGGAAGGGCTTCAGCTCCAACTCGTCCTCGCTCAACGAGAAGGACCACCACTCCAGGcagcaccatcaccatcaccaccaccaccaacacagacacagcggCTCCCACCACAA ACTCAGCGGGAGCCTCAGTccagagcaggagcagggactGTGGAAGCAGAG CCATAAATCCTCTTCAATCCAGAAGGAGACTCCAAAGAAGAAACCAAAACTGGAGATGAAGCCATCCAATGGGGACAG TTCCATCACCCAATCCATGGATTCGGGCGGAACAGACAACTTTATCCTCATCAGTCAGCTgaaggaggaagtgatgtcgtTAAAGAGACTCTTACAGCAGAGGGATCAGACCATTCTGGAGAAGGACCGGAAG CTCACCGAGCTGAAGGCAGACTTCCAGTACCAGGAGTCCAACATGAGGGTCAAGATGAACAACATGGAGAAGGCACACAAAGAGGCCATGGAACTGttacag GCTAAAAACCGAGAGCTGATGAAACAGGTGGCCGCGCTCTCGAAGGGCAAGAAGTTTGACAGGACAGGGAGTTCACTGCTGTTGCCCTAA
- the fam76b gene encoding protein FAM76B isoform X1, producing the protein MATSALYACTKCNQRYPFEELSQGQQLCKECRIAHPIVKCTYCRSEFQQESKTNTICKKCAQNVKQFGTPKPCQYCNIIAAFIGTKCQRCTNSEKKYGPPQTCEQCKQQCAFDRKEEGRRKVDGKLLCWLCTLSYRRVLQKTKEQRKGFSSNSSSLNEKDHHSRQHHHHHHHHQHRHSGSHHKLSGSLSPEQEQGLWKQSHKSSSIQKETPKKKPKLEMKPSNGDSSSITQSMDSGGTDNFILISQLKEEVMSLKRLLQQRDQTILEKDRKLTELKADFQYQESNMRVKMNNMEKAHKEAMELLQAKNRELMKQVAALSKGKKFDRTGSSLLLP; encoded by the exons ATGGCAACATCGGCCCTGTACGCCTGCACGAAGTGTAACCAGCGGTATCCTTTCGAAGAACTGTCGCAGGGACAGCAACTGTGCAAG GAGTGCCGTATTGCCCATCCCATTGTGAAGTGTACATACTGCAGGTCTGAGTTTCAGCAAGAGAG CAAAACAAACACGATTTGCAAGAAATGTGCCCAGAACGTAAAGCAGTTTGGGACG CCCAAACCCTGCCAGTACTGTAACATCATTGCGGCGTTCATCGGGACAAAGTGCCAGCGCTGTACCAACTCAGAGAAGAAATATGGCCCTCCGCAGACCTGTGAGCAGTGCAAACAGCAGTGCGCCTTTGACCgcaaggaggagggaaggagaaag GTGGACGGTAAGCTGCTGTGCTGGCTCTGCACACTGTCGTACCGCCGGGTCCTGCAGAAGACCAAGGAGCAGAGGAAGGGCTTCAGCTCCAACTCGTCCTCGCTCAACGAGAAGGACCACCACTCCAGGcagcaccatcaccatcaccaccaccaccaacacagacacagcggCTCCCACCACAA ACTCAGCGGGAGCCTCAGTccagagcaggagcagggactGTGGAAGCAGAG CCATAAATCCTCTTCAATCCAGAAGGAGACTCCAAAGAAGAAACCAAAACTGGAGATGAAGCCATCCAATGGGGACAG TAGTTCCATCACCCAATCCATGGATTCGGGCGGAACAGACAACTTTATCCTCATCAGTCAGCTgaaggaggaagtgatgtcgtTAAAGAGACTCTTACAGCAGAGGGATCAGACCATTCTGGAGAAGGACCGGAAG CTCACCGAGCTGAAGGCAGACTTCCAGTACCAGGAGTCCAACATGAGGGTCAAGATGAACAACATGGAGAAGGCACACAAAGAGGCCATGGAACTGttacag GCTAAAAACCGAGAGCTGATGAAACAGGTGGCCGCGCTCTCGAAGGGCAAGAAGTTTGACAGGACAGGGAGTTCACTGCTGTTGCCCTAA